From Skermanella sp. TT6, a single genomic window includes:
- a CDS encoding response regulator, producing the protein MSNSQSNPTPSILVVEDELLVAMVVENILEDLGAGLVGPATSVGQAIELVEAGGFGGALLDVSLGGERIDAVADALADRGIPFIFTTGHGADALPDAHRDRPILTKPFSDEDLAEALRRHVLDR; encoded by the coding sequence TTGAGCAACAGCCAGTCCAACCCAACGCCGTCTATCCTGGTCGTCGAGGACGAACTTCTGGTCGCGATGGTGGTCGAGAACATCCTGGAGGACCTGGGAGCCGGTCTCGTCGGCCCGGCCACCTCGGTCGGGCAGGCGATCGAATTGGTCGAGGCCGGCGGCTTCGGCGGTGCGCTCCTAGACGTCAGCCTGGGAGGGGAACGGATCGATGCCGTCGCGGACGCCCTCGCCGACCGGGGGATCCCTTTCATCTTCACCACGGGCCATGGCGCCGATGCGCTGCCGGATGCCCACCGTGACCGCCCCATTCTCACCAAGCCGTTCAGCGACGAAGACCTCGCCGAGGCTTTGAGGCGGCACGTCCTCGACCGGTGA
- a CDS encoding ArgE/DapE family deacylase: protein MTPDQQQTIRDSIDRRHRAQTEFLAELVKVPSDNPPGDCVAHAERAAELLEGMGFAVERHAVPEATVKANGMISATNLVIRRKFGPGPVVALNAHGDVVPPGEGWSTDPYGAEVRDGVMYGRGVAVSKSDFATYAFALKALEESGLPLGGTVELHLTYDEEAGGLIGPGWLLEQGISKPDFAISAGFSYNVVVAHNGCLHLEVRVEGRSAHAARPDTGVDALRAANRLLTALYALNDDFGSISSEVEGIDHPTLVVGLINGGINTNVVPDVVTLRIDRRMIPEENPEQVEADMRAFIETTCAETPGIRVAIRRILLARPLTPLPGHEKLAALIQRHAREIIGEEIPANGVPLYTDARLYSAAGIPTVLYGAGPRSLLDANGHRADEKLVLEDLRKATQVIALTLADLLAA, encoded by the coding sequence ATGACCCCCGACCAGCAGCAGACGATCCGAGACAGCATAGACCGCCGGCACAGGGCCCAGACCGAGTTTCTGGCCGAACTGGTCAAGGTGCCGTCGGACAATCCGCCGGGCGACTGCGTTGCCCACGCCGAGCGTGCCGCCGAATTGCTGGAGGGGATGGGCTTCGCCGTCGAGAGGCATGCCGTGCCCGAGGCGACGGTCAAGGCGAACGGCATGATCAGCGCCACGAACCTCGTGATCCGCCGGAAGTTCGGGCCGGGGCCGGTGGTGGCGTTGAATGCCCATGGCGACGTGGTGCCGCCGGGCGAAGGCTGGTCGACCGACCCCTATGGCGCCGAAGTCCGCGATGGCGTCATGTACGGGCGAGGGGTCGCCGTCTCGAAGTCGGACTTTGCGACCTACGCCTTCGCCTTGAAGGCCCTGGAGGAAAGCGGCCTGCCGCTGGGCGGCACCGTCGAGCTGCACCTGACCTATGACGAGGAGGCCGGGGGGCTGATCGGTCCTGGCTGGCTGCTGGAGCAGGGGATCAGCAAGCCGGATTTCGCGATCAGCGCCGGTTTCTCCTACAACGTCGTCGTCGCGCACAACGGTTGCCTGCACCTGGAAGTGCGGGTCGAAGGCAGGTCGGCCCATGCCGCCCGGCCGGATACCGGAGTGGATGCCCTGCGGGCCGCCAACCGCCTGCTGACCGCGCTCTATGCCCTCAACGACGATTTCGGGAGCATCAGCTCCGAGGTGGAGGGCATCGATCACCCGACCCTGGTGGTCGGGCTGATCAACGGCGGCATCAATACCAACGTCGTGCCCGACGTGGTGACGCTGCGGATAGACCGCCGCATGATCCCGGAGGAGAACCCGGAGCAGGTGGAAGCCGACATGCGCGCCTTCATCGAGACGACCTGTGCCGAAACGCCCGGCATCCGGGTCGCTATTCGCCGGATCCTCCTCGCCCGGCCGCTCACTCCGCTGCCGGGCCACGAGAAGCTGGCGGCGCTGATCCAGCGCCACGCGCGCGAGATCATCGGCGAGGAGATCCCTGCGAACGGCGTGCCGCTCTACACCGATGCCCGGCTGTACAGCGCGGCAGGCATTCCGACCGTGCTTTACGGCGCGGGACCGCGCTCACTGCTGGATGCCAACGGGCATCGGGCGGACGAGAAGCTGGTCCTGGAAGACCTGCGGAAGGCGACGCAGGTGATCGCCCTGACCCTGGCCGACCTGCTTGCCGCCTGA
- a CDS encoding CPBP family intramembrane glutamic endopeptidase: MTATGPTGPGFDPPVRHPWADLPLRLADLVIIVALAVGALLALRLFLTPREITSGLVISFLIGQNVALVAIIWLIAVVWRRTPRHALGFVSPGGRWYRRVVPLALLVQVAVILTNVLISLALGEPFDNPQIALIMPDPGDWTAMVGILLATSLLAPFAEELALRAVLYGWLRRHAGPLLSALVSAMVFAMLHGSLILLPGTFLVGLVLAWVYERSGSLLPCILLHGCFNAISTLLVFAVAANA; encoded by the coding sequence ATGACCGCGACCGGACCGACGGGACCCGGCTTCGATCCGCCGGTCCGCCATCCCTGGGCCGACCTGCCCTTGCGGCTGGCGGACCTGGTGATCATCGTGGCTCTCGCCGTAGGCGCGCTGCTGGCCCTCCGGCTGTTCCTGACCCCCCGGGAGATCACCAGCGGCCTGGTGATTTCGTTCCTGATCGGCCAGAACGTGGCCCTGGTGGCGATCATCTGGCTGATCGCGGTCGTCTGGCGGCGCACGCCCCGGCACGCACTGGGATTCGTCTCCCCCGGCGGACGGTGGTACCGCAGGGTCGTTCCCCTGGCCCTGCTGGTCCAGGTCGCGGTCATCCTGACCAACGTCCTCATTTCGCTGGCCTTGGGTGAGCCGTTCGACAATCCGCAGATCGCCCTGATCATGCCCGACCCGGGCGACTGGACCGCCATGGTCGGCATTCTGCTGGCGACCTCGCTGCTCGCTCCCTTCGCCGAGGAGCTTGCCCTGAGGGCGGTACTCTATGGCTGGCTCCGCCGCCATGCCGGCCCCCTTCTGTCGGCCCTGGTGAGCGCCATGGTGTTCGCCATGTTGCACGGAAGCCTGATCCTATTGCCCGGAACGTTCCTGGTCGGCCTGGTGCTAGCCTGGGTCTACGAGCGGAGCGGTTCGCTGCTTCCCTGCATCCTGCTGCACGGATGCTTCAACGCGATCTCGACCCTGCTCGTCTTCGCCGTCGCGGCCAATGCATGA
- a CDS encoding ATP-grasp domain-containing protein → MSEKQDKRALACVMGDMNMVRALGMGGIGCALVTQPGDPALHSRYTRQAVFWDDFENRHAELIDLLVDFASRQPEPPVLYYQQDAQLLMVSRHRDRLAKSFRFVVPEAELVEDLVDKARFQVLAERLQLPVPRTRRIDFSVGAPDTGPSDIDLRFPIIVKPLTRYVAWGAIGGAGKALRVESPGELQALWPDLIAGGMDLLAQEMIPGPETRIESYHCYVDGAGSVVGEYTGRKIRTYPEALGHSTALTITDEADVRTLGREMVDKLALTGVAKFDFKRAPDGTLHLLEVNPRFNLWHYVGAVAGVNLPALVYGDLLGLRRSPVPRARAGASWCNITRDKLAARESGVSMAEWWAWMIRCEAKSITLRDPMPFLRKHVSRVLPARWR, encoded by the coding sequence ATGAGTGAGAAACAGGACAAGCGGGCCCTGGCCTGCGTGATGGGCGACATGAACATGGTGCGCGCCCTGGGGATGGGCGGCATCGGCTGCGCCCTGGTAACGCAGCCCGGCGACCCCGCCCTCCATTCGCGCTACACGCGGCAGGCCGTCTTCTGGGACGATTTCGAGAACCGCCACGCCGAACTGATCGACCTCCTGGTCGATTTCGCATCCCGCCAGCCCGAACCGCCCGTCCTCTACTATCAGCAGGATGCCCAGCTGCTGATGGTGTCGAGGCACCGCGACAGGCTGGCCAAGTCCTTCAGGTTCGTCGTGCCGGAGGCGGAACTGGTCGAGGATCTGGTGGACAAGGCCCGGTTCCAGGTGCTTGCGGAGCGCCTGCAGCTGCCGGTTCCGCGTACCCGGCGGATCGACTTTTCGGTCGGAGCGCCGGACACGGGTCCGTCGGACATCGACCTGCGCTTCCCGATCATCGTCAAGCCGCTGACCCGCTACGTCGCGTGGGGCGCCATCGGGGGCGCCGGCAAGGCGCTTCGGGTCGAGAGCCCGGGTGAACTCCAGGCGCTGTGGCCCGACCTGATCGCCGGCGGAATGGACCTGCTCGCCCAGGAGATGATCCCGGGTCCGGAAACCCGGATCGAGAGCTACCACTGCTATGTCGACGGTGCCGGCAGCGTGGTCGGCGAGTATACCGGGCGCAAGATCAGGACCTATCCCGAAGCCCTCGGGCACAGCACGGCCCTGACCATAACCGACGAGGCCGACGTCAGGACGCTGGGACGGGAGATGGTCGACAAGCTGGCACTGACCGGGGTCGCCAAGTTCGACTTCAAGCGCGCGCCGGACGGCACGCTGCACCTGCTGGAGGTCAATCCCCGTTTCAACCTGTGGCACTATGTCGGGGCGGTCGCCGGTGTCAACCTCCCTGCCCTGGTCTATGGCGACCTGCTGGGCCTACGCCGTTCCCCGGTGCCCCGCGCCCGGGCGGGCGCCTCCTGGTGCAACATCACCCGGGACAAGCTGGCGGCCCGGGAGAGCGGAGTGTCCATGGCGGAGTGGTGGGCCTGGATGATCCGGTGCGAGGCCAAGTCGATCACCCTGAGGGATCCCATGCCGTTCCTGCGAAAGCATGTGTCGCGCGTACTGCCGGCACGCTGGCGATGA
- a CDS encoding metallophosphoesterase family protein, with amino-acid sequence MIAVISDIHANLEALDATLDAIRAERVGRILCLGDIVGYNADPAGCIDLLREAGAVCVAGNHDRAVTGQITTEGFNPLAARAVEWTRTQLGPGDVDWLRRLPLKLDLAGEDGPGIVAVHGALHPETGCELVRLDTDDKRALSFEALERHPSRAGICTFGHTHRIGIFEMRDGAMTAHQDDGVAIRDGSYYLVNPGTVGQPRTSDRRASFMLIDPAARTVQLRRVPYDYRAAMAKTRKAGLAARLSRVPEPLRGPIRRVYHALRGRA; translated from the coding sequence ATGATCGCGGTCATCTCAGACATCCATGCCAACCTGGAAGCCCTCGACGCGACGCTCGATGCGATCCGGGCCGAGCGGGTCGGGCGTATCCTCTGCCTCGGCGACATCGTCGGCTACAATGCCGATCCTGCCGGGTGCATCGACCTGCTGAGGGAGGCCGGCGCCGTCTGCGTCGCCGGGAACCACGACCGTGCGGTGACCGGGCAGATCACGACCGAAGGCTTCAACCCGCTCGCCGCCCGGGCGGTCGAGTGGACCAGGACCCAGCTCGGCCCCGGCGACGTGGACTGGCTGCGGCGCCTCCCCCTGAAGCTCGATCTGGCCGGGGAGGACGGCCCCGGCATCGTGGCCGTCCATGGTGCGCTTCATCCCGAAACCGGCTGCGAACTTGTCCGGCTGGACACCGACGACAAGCGCGCGCTGAGCTTCGAGGCGCTCGAGAGACACCCGTCCCGCGCCGGGATCTGCACCTTCGGGCACACCCACCGCATCGGGATCTTCGAGATGCGGGACGGTGCGATGACTGCCCACCAGGATGACGGCGTGGCCATCCGGGACGGTTCGTACTACCTCGTCAACCCCGGGACCGTCGGCCAGCCGAGGACTTCGGACCGTCGCGCCAGCTTCATGCTGATCGATCCCGCCGCCCGGACCGTCCAGCTGCGCCGCGTTCCCTATGATTACCGGGCAGCGATGGCGAAGACCCGGAAGGCCGGCCTGGCCGCCCGCCTGTCCCGGGTGCCGGAGCCCCTGAGGGGACCGATCCGCCGGGTCTATCACGCCCTACGCGGCCGGGCGTAG
- a CDS encoding GNAT family N-acetyltransferase: MRHDLAVEIDFLPAGRMPGLETAWTDLESRADGSFFLSWYWIGCWLDHLPDWARPHVLVARRAGQVVGLAILCRRTVWRYGVVRTPSWLLHETGDRGIDNLTIEYNGILADRSCADEVTSACLLWMARNLPGCDELVLAGLDQRTERSVRALADRLGYRLQVRRADSAKWVDLDAVRGQGGNYRAGLGKSTRAGVNRAIRLYEARGGVDFQAASDERQALAFFDGLETLHRRVWAARGKTDAFSNPVFRPFHRELIRRGIGSGVVRLCRAAAGGTDFGYLYNFVWRGTVLNYQSGFAYESDNRMKPGLVSHVLAVEDALARGEAAYDFMAGSSGHKAHLSNEQSPMTWVSIGPDRLARKVEAGLARVDGSLRQLRRRLLKPKAAPSGS; encoded by the coding sequence TTGAGACACGACTTGGCGGTGGAAATCGACTTCCTGCCGGCCGGCCGCATGCCCGGTCTGGAAACCGCCTGGACGGATCTGGAGTCGCGGGCCGACGGCTCGTTCTTCCTGTCGTGGTACTGGATCGGTTGCTGGCTGGATCATCTGCCGGACTGGGCCAGGCCACACGTGCTCGTGGCGAGGCGCGCCGGGCAGGTGGTCGGCCTGGCGATCCTGTGCAGGCGCACGGTCTGGCGCTACGGCGTGGTCCGGACACCATCCTGGCTGCTCCACGAGACCGGCGACCGCGGAATAGACAACCTGACCATCGAGTACAACGGGATCCTCGCGGACCGGTCCTGCGCCGACGAGGTGACGTCGGCCTGCCTGCTCTGGATGGCGCGCAACCTTCCAGGATGCGACGAGCTGGTGCTGGCGGGGCTGGATCAGCGGACGGAGCGGTCCGTGCGCGCCCTGGCGGACCGGCTCGGATACCGGCTCCAGGTGCGGCGCGCGGACTCGGCCAAGTGGGTCGATCTCGACGCCGTGCGCGGGCAGGGCGGGAACTATCGCGCCGGCCTCGGCAAGAGCACCCGCGCGGGCGTCAACCGGGCCATCCGTCTGTACGAGGCGCGCGGCGGCGTCGATTTCCAGGCGGCCTCCGACGAGCGGCAGGCGCTGGCCTTCTTCGACGGGCTCGAAACCCTGCACCGCCGGGTATGGGCGGCGCGTGGGAAGACCGACGCCTTCAGCAATCCCGTGTTCCGCCCGTTCCATCGCGAACTGATCCGGCGCGGCATAGGCTCCGGCGTCGTGCGGCTGTGCCGCGCCGCGGCCGGCGGGACGGATTTCGGCTATCTCTACAATTTCGTCTGGCGCGGCACGGTGCTGAACTACCAGAGCGGGTTCGCCTACGAATCCGACAACAGGATGAAGCCAGGTCTCGTTAGCCATGTCCTCGCCGTGGAGGACGCCCTGGCCCGCGGCGAGGCCGCGTACGATTTCATGGCCGGGTCGTCGGGCCACAAGGCCCATCTGTCCAACGAACAGTCACCCATGACCTGGGTTTCCATCGGTCCCGACCGGCTGGCCCGGAAGGTCGAGGCCGGTCTCGCCCGGGTCGACGGGTCGCTCAGACAGTTGCGCCGTCGGCTGCTGAAGCCGAAGGCGGCGCCAAGCGGTTCATGA